From Desulfurobacterium pacificum, a single genomic window includes:
- the holA gene encoding DNA polymerase III subunit delta, translated as MKQVKVQDALKQLKNNVPWKRIFIYGDEIYLTEQLIKKISSFREVEKFYADEDLSAIYSFSGTSLFGSSPVLLITNAQHLPSALRKKSEKEKFLKFLKTLPEFIVAATETLDYKKLKSEIFQTITELAEIVIVSESYHEKAVYNLLKKKFSSAGKQISDQAIRLIIETVGTDLLNLKQETDKLLAYPGELTEETVRQILFSSGRVNVFEIIVPLVEKNRKEFLKLISTALSEGVDPLSIIGLLQSQVRQLIAILTGEKPKLPLKAQKTFKELSRRTTIKDLFLLLQKIHEAEFATKSGEKMPELAIKSIVLEDE; from the coding sequence ATGAAACAGGTTAAGGTACAAGACGCACTCAAACAGCTAAAAAACAACGTCCCCTGGAAAAGGATTTTCATCTACGGAGACGAGATATACCTTACGGAACAGCTAATAAAGAAAATCTCAAGCTTTAGAGAAGTAGAAAAGTTCTACGCAGACGAAGACCTATCCGCAATATACAGCTTCAGTGGAACGTCCCTTTTCGGCAGTTCGCCAGTTCTACTGATAACAAACGCCCAACATTTACCTTCTGCGCTGCGAAAAAAAAGCGAAAAAGAAAAGTTTCTAAAATTTCTAAAAACTTTACCTGAATTCATTGTTGCAGCAACAGAAACCCTTGATTACAAAAAGCTTAAAAGTGAAATATTTCAAACAATAACCGAATTAGCAGAGATTGTTATAGTCTCTGAAAGTTACCACGAAAAAGCAGTCTATAACCTACTAAAGAAAAAATTTTCATCTGCAGGGAAACAGATATCAGACCAAGCAATAAGGTTAATAATAGAAACTGTAGGAACAGACCTCTTAAACTTGAAGCAGGAAACGGACAAACTGTTAGCCTATCCTGGAGAACTAACAGAGGAAACGGTCAGGCAGATACTGTTCTCAAGCGGTAGAGTTAACGTTTTTGAGATAATTGTTCCTTTAGTAGAGAAAAACAGAAAGGAATTCTTAAAACTGATTTCTACTGCTCTATCTGAAGGTGTTGACCCACTTTCAATTATAGGTCTCTTACAATCACAGGTAAGACAACTAATAGCTATTCTGACCGGAGAGAAACCTAAACTCCCGCTTAAAGCACAAAAAACCTTTAAAGAACTATCAAGACGAACGACCATAAAAGACCTATTTTTACTCTTACAAAAAATCCACGAAGCAGAGTTTGCAACTAAAAGCGGCGAGAAGATGCCGGAGTTAGCCATCAAATCAATAGTGCTGGAGGATGAATGA
- a CDS encoding YqaA family protein, with translation MDLLSIQFWQELALKYGAPALALNAFIEAIFFPIPPDVLLITLCLAKPENAFLYALIATIFSSLGGIGGYFLGFWGGKPLAIKFFGETKVKKVHNLYDRYESLVILLAGFTPLPYKVFTVTSGVLYASLKKLFIFSLIGRGSRFFLEALLIKRFGEDIVNFLYKNLNIISLLAGIGIIIIFMVYQKLKGRENEQKEVL, from the coding sequence ATGGATTTACTCTCAATCCAGTTCTGGCAGGAGTTAGCTTTAAAGTACGGAGCGCCGGCGCTTGCCCTAAACGCATTTATAGAAGCGATATTCTTCCCAATACCTCCAGATGTTCTACTTATAACTCTATGCCTTGCAAAACCAGAAAACGCTTTTTTGTACGCACTCATAGCAACTATCTTTTCCTCTTTAGGCGGAATAGGAGGATATTTCTTAGGGTTCTGGGGAGGGAAACCCTTAGCTATAAAGTTTTTTGGAGAAACAAAAGTAAAAAAGGTTCACAACCTTTACGACCGGTACGAAAGTTTAGTCATACTTTTGGCAGGATTCACTCCACTACCCTATAAGGTATTTACCGTAACGTCTGGCGTTCTGTACGCCTCTCTAAAGAAACTTTTTATATTTTCATTAATTGGTAGAGGTAGTAGATTTTTTCTTGAAGCCCTGCTGATAAAAAGGTTTGGAGAGGACATCGTAAATTTCCTATACAAAAACTTAAATATAATCTCTCTACTTGCAGGAATAGGAATAATTATAATTTTCATGGTCTATCAAAAACTCAAAGGAAGAGAAAATGAGCAGAAGGAAGTTCTTTAA
- the rsmH gene encoding 16S rRNA (cytosine(1402)-N(4))-methyltransferase RsmH, translating to MKEIYHPPVMLKEVLEFLNVKKGGVFVDATLGGGGHTEAILKASPDVKVIGIDRDEEAIERAIERLEPFGGRVSIYHAAFSQIDEVLEAEGVEEIDGVLFDLGVSHFHLRGDRGFTVWEEQPLDMRMDRRQKLTARDVVNELSEKKLAEIIFKYGEERFARKIAREIVRRRKEEPIETTLELAKIVEEVVPKKLWAGRKKHPAIKTFQAIRIYVNKEFEEIEEGIPKAANFLKPGGRLVVITFHSLEDGLVKRIMKNLEGFKVLTKKPVEPTEKEVKENPAARSARLRAAERVST from the coding sequence TTGAAAGAAATCTATCACCCACCGGTAATGTTAAAAGAGGTTCTTGAATTTTTAAATGTAAAGAAAGGTGGCGTCTTTGTTGATGCTACTTTGGGTGGAGGGGGACATACAGAAGCGATTTTGAAGGCTTCTCCCGATGTTAAGGTTATTGGCATAGATAGAGATGAGGAAGCGATAGAGAGGGCGATAGAAAGGCTTGAACCTTTTGGTGGTAGGGTTTCCATCTATCACGCTGCTTTTTCCCAGATTGATGAGGTTTTGGAAGCCGAAGGAGTGGAAGAAATTGATGGCGTTCTCTTTGATTTGGGTGTTTCTCATTTTCATTTAAGAGGAGATAGAGGGTTTACCGTTTGGGAAGAGCAACCTCTTGATATGAGAATGGATAGGAGACAGAAACTAACCGCCAGAGATGTTGTTAATGAACTTTCTGAGAAGAAGTTAGCAGAGATAATTTTTAAATATGGCGAGGAAAGATTTGCCAGAAAAATTGCGAGAGAAATAGTTAGGCGAAGGAAAGAAGAGCCTATAGAGACAACGTTAGAATTGGCGAAAATTGTAGAGGAAGTTGTTCCTAAAAAGTTATGGGCTGGTAGAAAAAAACATCCTGCGATAAAAACGTTTCAGGCTATAAGGATATACGTCAATAAGGAATTTGAAGAAATAGAGGAAGGGATTCCAAAAGCAGCAAACTTTTTGAAACCAGGTGGCAGACTGGTGGTGATTACCTTTCACTCCTTAGAAGATGGTTTGGTGAAGAGGATAATGAAAAACTTAGAAGGCTTTAAAGTTCTTACAAAAAAACCTGTTGAACCTACAGAAAAAGAGGTAAAAGAAAATCCCGCCGCCCGTAGCGCCCGACTGAGAGCAGCAGAAAGAGTTTCTACCTGA
- a CDS encoding DUF4198 domain-containing protein, which translates to MRKLLAVAAGVLLSSQAYAHFMVLKPNTDIVEGNQRVIKLEAKFTHPMEGGPNMPFRILDSGAVVGHHKYKIHWVKHMIPAYEGVNKKVPMYTADFRIRRPGVYKFYLVPSAYFEPAEQKFIKQITKVYVDAFDLEEGWNEPVGLKMEIVPLTRPWGLWEGNTFRGRVYFHGKPAANVRIEVEYLNTKGIKVPADPFVTQVIRTDKDGYFEYTFPWAGWWGFSAIGYGGKKRYKDGKLYPVELDAVMWVKAYPKPEGVK; encoded by the coding sequence ATGAGGAAATTGTTGGCTGTTGCTGCCGGGGTGTTGTTATCTTCACAGGCTTATGCTCACTTTATGGTCTTGAAGCCTAATACCGATATTGTTGAGGGGAATCAAAGGGTAATTAAGTTAGAGGCAAAGTTTACCCATCCTATGGAAGGCGGTCCTAACATGCCCTTCAGAATTCTTGATAGTGGTGCGGTTGTTGGACATCACAAGTACAAGATTCACTGGGTTAAACACATGATTCCTGCTTATGAAGGAGTGAATAAAAAAGTACCTATGTACACTGCTGATTTCAGAATAAGAAGACCGGGAGTGTATAAGTTTTATTTGGTGCCAAGCGCTTACTTTGAGCCTGCAGAGCAGAAGTTTATTAAACAGATTACCAAGGTTTATGTTGACGCTTTTGACCTTGAAGAAGGTTGGAATGAACCTGTTGGTTTGAAGATGGAGATAGTTCCACTTACTCGCCCTTGGGGATTGTGGGAAGGAAATACTTTCAGAGGAAGGGTTTACTTCCACGGTAAGCCTGCTGCAAATGTGAGGATAGAGGTTGAGTATCTTAATACTAAAGGAATTAAAGTTCCAGCAGACCCGTTTGTTACTCAGGTTATAAGAACGGATAAGGATGGATATTTTGAATATACGTTCCCATGGGCTGGTTGGTGGGGATTTTCTGCCATTGGTTACGGAGGAAAGAAGAGATATAAAGACGGCAAGCTGTATCCTGTAGAACTTGATGCTGTAATGTGGGTTAAAGCCTATCCGAAACCAGAGGGGGTTAAGTAA
- a CDS encoding PIN domain-containing protein, with the protein MKLFIDSNIIIEALKQDGNKEAKDIWKILLNHLLYPKINLYVNAIVYSESVYKLVIKGKKKSSLIDDYVFKIFKVLSWLDIPYEVKEIADKYVKHYKLSTNDSLILASCQYYKINYLLSIDSDFSKPCEKEGIPLINSSQQLSKLLKIN; encoded by the coding sequence GTGAAGCTCTTTATTGATAGTAATATTATCATTGAAGCTCTAAAGCAAGACGGAAATAAAGAAGCTAAAGATATATGGAAAATCCTCTTAAACCATTTGCTTTATCCTAAAATTAACCTTTACGTAAATGCCATAGTGTATAGCGAGTCTGTATACAAACTGGTCATAAAAGGAAAAAAGAAATCCTCTTTAATAGATGACTATGTTTTTAAAATATTTAAAGTTCTATCCTGGTTGGACATACCTTACGAAGTAAAAGAAATCGCCGATAAATACGTAAAACACTACAAGTTATCCACAAACGACAGCTTAATCTTAGCAAGTTGCCAGTATTACAAAATAAATTATCTATTATCTATAGACAGCGATTTCTCAAAACCATGCGAAAAAGAAGGTATCCCTTTAATCAATTCTTCACAGCAACTATCCAAATTACTGAAAATTAACTAA
- a CDS encoding P-II family nitrogen regulator: protein MKKIEAIIKPFKLEEVKDALSELGVSGLTVSEVKGFGRQKGHTELYRGAEYVIDFIPKIKIEVIVPDSMAEKVIETIATSARTGKIGDGKIFVIPVEDAIRIRTGERGEEAL from the coding sequence ATGAAGAAAATCGAAGCAATCATCAAACCGTTCAAGTTGGAAGAGGTGAAAGACGCCCTTTCAGAATTGGGCGTTTCCGGTCTTACCGTATCGGAAGTTAAAGGATTCGGAAGACAGAAAGGACACACCGAACTCTACAGAGGCGCCGAATACGTAATTGACTTCATCCCCAAAATCAAAATAGAAGTTATCGTCCCCGACAGTATGGCAGAAAAGGTCATTGAAACAATAGCCACATCTGCAAGAACAGGAAAAATCGGAGACGGAAAAATCTTCGTTATTCCTGTGGAAGACGCCATAAGAATCAGAACGGGAGAAAGAGGGGAAGAAGCACTATAA
- a CDS encoding carbohydrate porin gives MRGKVLLLTSLLLMSSLPTLGAELKVPVEFHGDATLYYQGAKVGDINNVNIPDPSGTGYTADLELSFNPDKNGEFYTRVHAGDGTGADKIFDYAEDALFANLNTLADDNPEGKTFEILELYYSHSFLNGKLQLTVGKTEPFAFIDDNEYANDEVSQFVGKPFVNNPILDPEDFFAPLIAAQVTLSENLSFTALVQSNQQTTIYWNSDDKQWEVREKSEYDNVFDKPFLAAQLNYSTENGNYRFYIWDNTADHIKLGETTDNPNAKPDTEQGWGAGISIDQKITDKIGIFGRASYANRNVYAFNKFVSAGISINSPFNRGNTLSAGVAAIIPSSKFENDDTEWHFETYYDIKVSENFHIMPDIQYVVNPNGSSNNDSIFAGMVKMVFTF, from the coding sequence ATGCGTGGGAAGGTGCTTTTACTAACGTCTTTATTGTTAATGTCCTCCCTCCCCACTTTAGGCGCTGAACTCAAAGTCCCCGTGGAATTTCACGGTGATGCAACCCTTTACTATCAGGGCGCGAAAGTGGGCGACATCAACAACGTTAACATTCCTGACCCCTCAGGAACAGGCTACACTGCCGACTTAGAACTCTCTTTCAACCCAGACAAAAACGGAGAATTCTACACAAGAGTCCATGCAGGAGACGGAACAGGTGCCGACAAAATCTTTGATTACGCTGAAGACGCCCTGTTTGCTAACCTCAACACCTTAGCAGACGACAACCCCGAAGGGAAAACCTTTGAAATCTTAGAACTCTACTACTCTCATAGTTTCCTTAACGGCAAACTTCAGTTAACGGTTGGGAAAACAGAACCTTTTGCCTTCATTGATGACAACGAATACGCCAACGATGAAGTCTCCCAATTTGTAGGAAAACCTTTCGTTAACAACCCAATATTAGACCCTGAAGACTTTTTCGCTCCACTAATCGCAGCACAGGTTACCCTATCCGAAAACCTATCTTTCACCGCCCTTGTTCAGAGTAACCAACAAACTACAATATACTGGAATAGCGACGACAAACAATGGGAAGTAAGAGAAAAAAGCGAGTATGACAACGTATTTGACAAACCATTTTTAGCTGCGCAGCTCAACTATTCAACAGAAAATGGAAACTACAGGTTTTACATCTGGGATAACACAGCCGACCATATTAAGTTAGGAGAAACAACAGATAACCCAAACGCCAAACCTGACACAGAACAAGGTTGGGGTGCAGGAATATCTATAGACCAAAAAATAACAGATAAAATCGGCATTTTCGGAAGAGCATCTTACGCCAACAGAAACGTCTATGCGTTCAACAAATTTGTATCTGCTGGAATATCAATAAATTCTCCGTTTAACAGAGGAAACACGCTGTCAGCCGGTGTTGCAGCAATTATTCCAAGCAGCAAGTTTGAAAATGACGACACAGAATGGCACTTTGAAACCTACTACGACATAAAAGTATCGGAAAACTTCCACATCATGCCAGACATTCAATACGTAGTTAACCCTAACGGCTCAAGTAACAACGATTCCATCTTCGCCGGTATGGTTAAGATGGTATTTACTTTCTAA
- the rseP gene encoding RIP metalloprotease RseP codes for MTVLYFIIALGILIFVHELGHFLAARFFGVKVETFSIGFGPKLFTFKCCDTEFAVSLIPLGGYVKMAGEDPDVPPSSPDEFYAKPPWQRIVIALAGPIMNLLLAVVFFSLSFMIGRYVPTYQIEAAKVGNVLSANSSLKSGDVILSVDGQKIRNWQEFSKVIALNPDKTLNVVVERDGKKVTVPLKTGMDEKTGIGTVDVIPAIKPIVGKVIKGSPAAKAGLKPGDVILQINGHEITSWRQVVKLIGNSNGKPVKILILRNGKKLTITVKPHLNKQLGRYTIGIIPKFDVTFVRYSPIKAVEKGIEEFVSQSALFFTFLYKLITGQASIKSLGGPIMIAEVAGKAAQAGISSFIYFMAFISLQLGYFNLLPLPVLDGGLIVMFLIEMLRKKPLSASFREKFQQVGFALLALLMVIVFYNDIMRLVR; via the coding sequence ATGACCGTTCTTTACTTTATCATAGCGTTAGGAATATTGATATTTGTACACGAGTTGGGACACTTCTTAGCTGCAAGATTTTTCGGCGTTAAAGTTGAGACGTTTTCAATCGGTTTTGGACCAAAACTTTTCACATTTAAATGCTGCGATACAGAGTTTGCCGTAAGCCTTATACCGTTAGGCGGTTACGTCAAAATGGCAGGAGAAGACCCGGACGTTCCGCCTTCCTCACCTGATGAATTCTACGCCAAACCGCCGTGGCAGAGAATAGTCATAGCATTGGCAGGACCTATAATGAACCTGCTCTTGGCAGTTGTCTTCTTCTCGCTTTCGTTTATGATAGGAAGGTACGTTCCCACTTATCAGATCGAAGCAGCCAAAGTAGGAAACGTTTTAAGCGCAAACTCAAGTTTAAAAAGCGGAGATGTAATACTCTCCGTTGACGGTCAAAAAATTAGAAACTGGCAGGAGTTTTCAAAAGTTATTGCTCTTAATCCTGACAAAACGCTAAACGTAGTAGTTGAAAGAGACGGGAAGAAAGTAACCGTACCACTCAAAACCGGTATGGATGAAAAAACCGGCATAGGAACGGTAGATGTAATTCCTGCAATAAAGCCTATTGTCGGGAAAGTGATAAAAGGTTCTCCTGCTGCAAAAGCAGGACTAAAGCCTGGAGACGTTATCCTCCAGATAAACGGTCACGAAATAACTTCCTGGAGACAGGTAGTTAAGCTCATCGGAAACAGTAACGGCAAACCTGTCAAAATCTTAATTCTAAGGAATGGCAAAAAACTTACAATAACGGTCAAACCCCATTTAAATAAACAACTCGGCAGATACACAATTGGGATTATTCCGAAGTTTGACGTTACGTTCGTCAGATACTCTCCAATAAAAGCTGTTGAAAAAGGTATAGAAGAATTCGTTTCCCAATCCGCTCTTTTCTTCACTTTCCTCTACAAGCTAATAACAGGACAGGCATCCATAAAGAGTTTAGGCGGTCCTATAATGATAGCCGAAGTGGCAGGAAAAGCCGCTCAGGCAGGAATTTCTAGCTTTATATACTTTATGGCTTTCATAAGTTTGCAGCTTGGCTATTTCAACCTGCTACCGCTTCCCGTTTTAGACGGCGGACTCATAGTTATGTTCTTAATAGAAATGCTGAGAAAGAAACCCCTTTCTGCTTCCTTTAGAGAAAAGTTCCAGCAGGTGGGTTTTGCCCTGTTAGCTCTATTAATGGTCATTGTTTTCTACAACGATATAATGAGACTTGTCAGGTAG
- a CDS encoding nicotinamide mononucleotide transporter produces MKRTKLQKALEIAASITGVVALFITAIGYPQIGFVVALFASAMYAIYGYTTKQYGIMVSSLIYGAVEIVGIIRWVFMGANNG; encoded by the coding sequence GTGAAGCGAACAAAACTTCAAAAAGCTTTGGAAATAGCAGCATCTATCACTGGCGTAGTAGCGCTGTTTATAACTGCCATCGGTTATCCTCAAATAGGCTTTGTAGTAGCCCTCTTCGCATCTGCTATGTATGCAATTTATGGATACACCACAAAGCAATACGGCATAATGGTTAGCTCTCTGATTTACGGAGCAGTAGAAATAGTAGGTATAATCAGATGGGTTTTTATGGGAGCAAACAATGGATAA
- the surE gene encoding 5'/3'-nucleotidase SurE — protein sequence MDKKPLILLSNDDGIRSDGLKVLYEKLSEFADVVVVAPDRERSAVGRALTLHRPLRCEQVDENWFAVDGTPTSCVYIGIHAIMKGKKPDMVIGGINRGPNLGEDITYSGTVSIAMEGALLGIPSIAFSLATFKDFQWESAGNWAKRITQKVLEKGIPENCCLNVNIPNLPENEIKGIKVTRQGKKDYTEKVEVRKDPWGRTYYWIGGEEPNWKAEPGTDYWAVKNGYISITPIHLDLTDYKALEILKNYEW from the coding sequence ATGGATAAAAAGCCTTTAATACTACTCTCTAACGACGATGGAATAAGGTCTGACGGCTTAAAAGTTCTCTACGAAAAACTCTCCGAATTTGCCGACGTAGTTGTTGTAGCACCAGACAGAGAAAGAAGTGCCGTAGGTAGAGCTTTAACCCTGCATCGCCCCCTAAGATGCGAACAGGTTGACGAAAACTGGTTCGCCGTTGATGGAACGCCCACAAGCTGCGTTTACATCGGTATCCACGCAATAATGAAAGGCAAAAAGCCAGACATGGTCATAGGCGGAATAAACAGAGGACCAAACTTAGGCGAAGATATAACCTATTCCGGTACTGTATCAATAGCGATGGAAGGTGCTTTATTAGGAATACCTTCCATCGCGTTTTCTTTAGCCACCTTCAAGGACTTTCAATGGGAATCAGCCGGCAACTGGGCTAAAAGAATCACCCAAAAAGTTCTTGAAAAAGGTATTCCCGAAAACTGCTGTCTCAACGTTAACATTCCCAATTTGCCTGAAAACGAAATAAAAGGCATTAAGGTAACAAGGCAGGGAAAAAAGGATTACACTGAGAAGGTAGAAGTCAGAAAAGACCCGTGGGGAAGAACCTATTACTGGATAGGCGGAGAAGAACCTAACTGGAAAGCTGAACCAGGAACAGACTACTGGGCGGTAAAAAACGGCTACATTTCCATAACTCCAATCCACTTAGACCTAACAGACTACAAAGCTCTTGAAATTCTTAAAAACTACGAGTGGTAG
- a CDS encoding 4Fe-4S dicluster domain-containing protein, translating to MSRRKFFKALANSLAQAAAEFTYEATKPQEEFIRPPGSPDEDTFLSLCKRCGTCISSCSTGVLDKVSKLHPVILDTPFMNFDKNYCEQCYTCIENCPNGALTFENLKRFRYVAVLNKNRCAAYQDVFCQTCYWSCPQMDKAITLENLVKPVFNSEHCKGCGRCIHSCPTNPKAIEMKKVKVNETG from the coding sequence ATGAGCAGAAGGAAGTTCTTTAAAGCTCTCGCGAACTCCTTAGCACAGGCAGCTGCTGAGTTTACTTATGAAGCGACAAAACCTCAAGAAGAATTCATAAGACCTCCTGGAAGTCCAGACGAAGATACATTTCTATCTCTATGTAAAAGGTGCGGAACTTGTATCTCTTCCTGCTCTACAGGAGTACTTGATAAGGTATCAAAACTCCACCCCGTAATACTTGATACTCCCTTTATGAATTTTGACAAAAACTACTGCGAGCAGTGCTACACCTGTATTGAAAATTGCCCCAACGGAGCGCTAACGTTTGAAAACCTTAAACGTTTTAGGTACGTAGCTGTTCTTAACAAAAACAGGTGTGCTGCATATCAAGACGTATTCTGCCAGACTTGCTACTGGAGTTGTCCCCAGATGGACAAAGCCATTACCCTTGAAAACTTAGTAAAACCTGTATTCAACAGCGAACATTGTAAAGGGTGTGGACGGTGCATCCACAGCTGCCCGACAAACCCTAAAGCAATTGAAATGAAAAAGGTAAAGGTTAATGAAACAGGTTAA
- the cbiM gene encoding cobalt transporter CbiM, with translation MHISEGVLPGWVLVTGWVLTAAGTYVGLKKINQKNLPLAALMSAVFFVASLIHVPLGPTSVHLLFNGLTGLLLGWATFPVLLVALFLQAVLFQFGGITVLGVNTFNMAIGGVVAYYLCRPFLKKDKGFVVAGILGAVVAVLTAGFLVALELTTIGQEFIVNAKLVLLAHIPVMVIEAIVNVFVLYFIRRNLPEMLDLEGSEK, from the coding sequence ATGCATATCTCTGAAGGAGTTTTACCAGGTTGGGTTTTAGTTACAGGTTGGGTTCTGACAGCTGCTGGAACTTATGTGGGCTTGAAGAAGATAAATCAAAAGAATTTACCATTAGCGGCTTTGATGTCAGCAGTTTTCTTCGTTGCTTCTCTTATTCACGTTCCGCTTGGTCCTACCAGCGTTCACTTACTTTTTAACGGTTTAACGGGGTTGCTCCTTGGGTGGGCAACCTTTCCTGTTTTATTGGTGGCTTTGTTTTTGCAGGCTGTTCTTTTTCAGTTTGGTGGTATAACGGTTTTAGGAGTGAATACTTTTAATATGGCTATTGGTGGTGTTGTTGCTTACTACCTTTGCAGACCTTTTCTGAAAAAGGACAAAGGATTTGTTGTAGCCGGTATTTTGGGAGCGGTTGTTGCGGTTCTTACGGCTGGATTCTTAGTAGCTTTGGAGCTAACCACTATAGGGCAGGAATTTATCGTCAATGCAAAACTGGTCTTGTTAGCGCACATTCCTGTAATGGTTATAGAAGCGATTGTTAACGTGTTTGTTCTTTACTTTATTAGAAGGAATCTTCCGGAGATGCTTGACTTGGAGGGAAGTGAGAAATGA